One genomic window of Salvelinus alpinus chromosome 9, SLU_Salpinus.1, whole genome shotgun sequence includes the following:
- the LOC139584269 gene encoding ETS domain-containing protein Elk-3-like, translating to MESAITLWQFLLQLLLDQSHKHLICWTSTDGEFKLLKSEEVAKLWGLRKNKTNMNYDKLSRALRYYYDKNIIKKVIGQKFVYKFVSFPEILKMDPAAVEMGLASGRVTLHEDQDIQDLDVEEEEEEEAQQQRRALEAALGAAAAAQQAACHNKYFGSGLYSSFSINALHSPPEELLRALRERQQDEARSGVIRFGTGTTERTPPSPSLIKREPSSQSFSTHRPSKPSALHHYTHHQHQRHSPPSSSPHSPNPQPGLGRGGWSPEAEEEEGEDSDQGAQPLNLSSGHREREQALQPPEKRTSGGSRVSGSSHGDSCHGLPPKTNKPKALEISAPSLLLTGSDIGSIALNSPALPSGSLTHAFFTAQTPSGLLLGHSSLLSGVHFWSSLSPAAPLSPARLQGHGSLFQFPSLMNGHLPLLLSPANHKS from the exons ATGGAAAGTGCCATCACATTGTGGCAGTTCCTGTTGCAGCTGCTGTTGGACCAGAGTCACAAGCATCTGATCTGCTGGACGTCCACTGACGGGGAGTTTAAACTGCTCAAGTCTGAGGAGGTGGCCAAGCTATGGGGGCTCCGCAAGAACAAGACTAATATGAACTACGACAAGCTGAGCAGAGCCCTGAGATACTACTATGACAAG AACATTATCAAGAAGGTGATCGGACAGAAGTTTGTCTACAAGTTTGTCTCGTTCCCGGAAATCTTAAAGATGGACCCAGCAGCAGTAGAGATGGGCTTGGCTTCCGGCCGGGTGACGCTCCACGAGGACCAGGACATCCAGGACCTGGatgtagaggaggaagaggaggaggaggcgcagCAGCAGAGGAGGGCCCTGGAGGCAGCGTTGGGGGCGGCTGCGGCGGCCCAGCAGGCTGCGTGTCATAACAAGTACTTCGGCTCTGGCCTCTACTCCTCCTTCAGCATCAACGCCCTCCATTCTCCTCCAGAGGAGCTGCTCCGGGCCCTGAGGGAGAGACAGCAGGACGAGGCCCGCTCTGGAGTCATCCGATTTGGGACGGGTACCACCGAGAGGACTCCACCCTCACCGTCCCTCATCAAGCGAGAGCCTTCATCACAATCCTTCAGCACCCACAGGCCATCCAAACCCTCCGCTCTCCACCATTACACCCACCACCAACACCAGCGCCACTCCccgccctcctcctccccccacagCCCTAACCCCCAGCCAGGGCTAGGCCGAGGAGGCTGGAGCCCAGAggctgaagaggaggagggggaggactctgACCAGGGAGCCCAGCCTCTGAATCTCTCTTctgggcatagagagagagagcaggccctGCAGCCTCCGGAGAAGAGGACCAGTGGTGGTAGTAGGGTTAGTGGTAGTAGTCATGGAGACAGTTGTCATGGACTCCCACCCAAAACCAATAAGCCCAAAGCCCTAGAGATCTCCGCCCCCTCCCTGCTCTTGACAGGAAGTGATATCGGCTCGATAGCCCTCAATAGCCCCGCCCTACCGTCCGGATCCCTCACCCACGCCTTCTTCACTGCACAG ACTCCATCTGGTCTGCTGCTGGGCCACAGCTCTCTGTTATCAGGTGTTCACTTCTGGAGCAGCCTAAGTCCAGCAGCCCCTCTGAGTCCGGCCAGGCTTCAAGGACACGGATCACTGTTTCAG